Proteins from one Salarias fasciatus chromosome 14, fSalaFa1.1, whole genome shotgun sequence genomic window:
- the LOC115400375 gene encoding serine/threonine-protein kinase DCLK1-like, whose protein sequence is MELEHFDERDKALRYTRRGSRGNGLPSPTHSAHCSLYRTRTLQALSSEKKAKKIRFYRNGDRYFKGIVYAISPERFRSLESLLADLTRSLSDNVNLPQGVRTIYTIDGSTRITSMDQLVEGENYVCASIEPYKKVDYIKNVNPNWSVGAKTAAAVRDFSSLGSAKAVSPETRESKDFIKPKLVTIVRSGVKPRKAIRVLLNKKTAHSFEQVMTDITDAIKLDSGVVKRLYTVDGKMVTCLQDFFGEDDIFFACGPEKFRYQDDFNLDESECRVAKSASYGRLPSVHGRSSPRSGGMSRRSKSPSSTGSANGTAGSQLSTPRSGKSPSPSPTSPASLRRRQGSLHSGSSLSLASTKVCSSMDEGDGPSSEAEPMDENSSVPASIAERYKVGRTLGDGNFAVVRECVERSTGREYALKIISKHKCRGKEHMIQSEVSILRRVKHPNIVLLIEEMDTSNELYLVMELVKGGDLFDAITSSNKYTEADASCMLFNLASAIKYLHGLNIVHRDIKPENLLVYEHQDGSKSLKLGDFGLATVVNGPLYTVCGTPTYVAPEIVAETGYGLKVDIWAAGVITYILLCGFPPFRGSGEDQEALFEQILKGQLDFPTSYWENVSDSAKALIGGMLQVDVDERYSALQVLEHPWVNDVSENKHQLSVAGKIKKHFNTGPKLSINTAGVSVITTTPLDKEKQVFRRRRHQSVKPAQHFPHGADQAVSPGEFNSESEDYSPSSADTVRSPTSPF, encoded by the exons ATGGAGCTGGAGCACTTTGATGAGCGGGACAAGGCTCTGAGGTACACCCGAAGAGGCTCGAGGGGGAACGGGCTCCCCAGTCCCACTCACAGCGCTCACTGCAGCCTGTACAGAACCAGGACACTGCAAGCTCTGAGCTCAGAAAAGAAAGCCAAGAAGATCCGCTTCTACCGCAACGGGGACCGCTACTTCAAGGGGATTGTGTATGCAATTTCTCCGGAGAGattcaggtctctggagtcgCTGCTTGCTGACCTTACAAGGTCCCTGTCAGACAATGTCAACTTGCCTCAAGGGGTGCGGACCATATATACCATTGATGGGTCTACAAGGATCACCAGTATGGATCAGCTGGTGGAAG GAGAGAATTATGTCTGTGCCTCCATAGAGCCCTACAAGAAGGTGGACTACATAAAGAATGTAAACCCCAACTGGTCGGTCGGTGCTAAGACTGCTGCAGCAGTTCGAGATTTCTCCTCCCTAGGTAGTGCCAAGGCCGTATCCCCAGAAACCAGGGAGAGCAAGGACTTCATCAAGCCCAAGCTGGTGACAATAGTTCGCAGCGGAGTAAAGCCCCGGAAGGCCATACGAGTCCTGCTCAACAAGAAGACGGCACACTCCTTTGAGCAAGTCATGACCGACATCACAGACGCCATCAAGCTGGATTCTGGAGTCGTGAAGAGGCTTTATACAGTCGACGGCAAGATG GTCACCTGCCTCCAGGACTTTTTTGGGGAAGACGATATATTCTTCGCTTGTGGGCCTGAAAAGTTCCGCTACCAGGACGACTTCAACCTGGATGAAAGCG AATGCCGGGTGGCAAAATCTGCATCGTACGGTCGACTCCCCTCAGTGCACGGTCGCTCCTCACCAAGAAGCGGTGGGATGTCTCGCAGGAGCAAGTCTCCTTCTTCGACAGGttcag CGAACGGCACTGCAGGCAGTCAGCTCTCCACTCCTCGCTCTGGAAAGTCTCCCAGCCCCTCTCCAACCAGTCCGGCCAGCCTCCGAAGACGACAG GGATCTCTGCACAGCGGCTCCTCGCTCTCGCTCGCCTCCACCAAGGTGTGCAGCTCCATGGACGAAGGAGATGGGCCGAGCAGTGAAG CTGAGCCAATGGATGAGAACTCCTCAGTTCCTGCCTCCATAGCAGAGAGATACAAAGTTGGGAGGACTTTAGGGGACGGAAACTTTGCAGTGGTGCGCGAGTGTGTGGAGAGATCCACCGGGAGGGAGTACGCTCTCAAGATCATCAGCAAACATAAATGCAGGGGAAAG GAGCACATGATACAGAGTGAAGTATCAATCCTCCGCCGTGTGAAACATCCCAACATTGTACTGTTGATCGAGGAAATGGACACTTCCAATGAACTCTATCTCGTCATGGAGTTAGTCAAG GGCGGCGATCTCTTTGATGCCATCACCTCGTCCAACAAATACACCGAGGCCGATGCCAGCTGTATGCTGTTCAATTTGGCGAGCGCCATCAAGTATCTGCACGGTCTCAACATTGTTCACAGAGATATAAAACCGGAGAATCTGCTG GTGTACGAGCACCAGGATGGCAGTAAATCTCTGAAGCTGGGGGACTTCGGCTTGGCCACCGTCGTCAACGGGCCACTCTACACCGTGTGTGGCACACCCACCTACGTGGCTCCAGAAATTGTTGCAGAAACAGG GTACGGCCTCAAGGTCGACATCTGGGCAGCCGGTGTCATTACTTACATTCTGCTGTGTGGATTTCCTCCTTTCCGTGG CAGCGGAGAGGACCAGGAGGCTCTCTTTGAACAGATTCTGAAGGGTCAGCTTGACTTTCCTACATCGTATTGGGAGAATGTGTCCGATTCGGCcaag GCTCTGATCGGCGGGATGCTCCAGGTAGACGTGGATGAAAGATACTCAGCTCTACAGGTGCTCGAACACCCCTGGGTCAAC GATGTGTCGGAGAATAAGCACCAGCTCTCCGTGGCTGGAAAAATCAAGAAGCACTTCAACACTGGACCCAAACTCAGCATCAACACGGCGGGAGTGTCGGTCATTACG ACCACGCCACTGGATAAAGAGAAGCAAGTTTTCCGAAGAAGACGCCACCAGAGTGTGAAGCCCGCCCAGCACTTCCCGCACGGAGCAGACCAGGCCGTCTCCCCCGGCGAGTTCAACTCCGAGTCCGAGGACTACTCCCCCAGCTCGGCCGACACCGTCCGCTCGCCCACCTCTCCGTTCTAA